The genomic DNA CTACGTGGCCAGGATAGCCATGGGCGCGAACTACGCCCAGGCCGTCAGGGCATTCGTCGAGGCCGAGTCCTACGAGGGGCCCAGCATCATCATCGCCTACTCCCACTGCATCAACCACGGGATCGACCGTGGATGGTGTCATGGGGGGCTGCCGCCCCGGCGGCTCGCGGCCCGGTGCGGAACGAATCAGGCCAGGAGGCCCGAACGCTCGTGCATCAGTGTCTCCCACAGCTCCTTCGAGGTTCTGGCGGAGAGCACCCTCTCTCGTGCGGACTCGTCCTTGAAGAGCCTCGCGAGGGATGACAGGAGCTCGATGTACTCCCTCTGCCGCTGCGTCCCGGTGATGATCATCGCCACGATCCGCACGGGCGATCCGTCTATCGACTCGTAGTCGGGGATCCCCTCGGGCCTTATCCCGAAGGCTATGCATGAGGTGGAGAGCCCCGAGATGCGGGCGTGGGGCACGGCTATCCCGAGGCCGATGCCCGTGCTCATGAGGGATTCCCGCTCGAGGATCAGCCTCTCGAGCTCGCCGGGGTCGGCGACGACTCCGGTGGCGGCGAGGAGATCGGTCAGCTCCTTCAGGGCTCCGGACTTCGTTCCGGATCCGAGGATCCTGATCCGCTCGGGGGACATCACGTCGAAGAGGTTCATAAAAGCCTTCCGGTCTTTCCAATATGGACTTTCAGTCCGTTCCGAACCGGCAATATGTCGAAACGCGCACACGAAGGTCGAGGACGAAGCGGCACGGGCCGGCCGTGCGGCGCGGGAACCCCTGCGCCAGCGCGGGCGTTGGATGATCGGGGCGGTGGAGGGACACCGGAAGGACCCCGCAGTGTTCACAATCCGACCTTTCCTCCCACCCGGAGCGGCTGTCCTCGCGGCGGTGATGCTCCTGGCTCCGATCCACTCAGATGCAGGCGCGGCGGCCGGCCCGGTGGCGCTCGGGGCCCTGGCGGGAACCACCGGCGCCGGGGCCGAGGCAGGGATAGGTCTCGGCGAGAGGGCTTCGCTCAGGATCTCCCACACGGTACTCTCCGGTGCGGGATCGGTCACCTGGCACGGCCTGCCCTACGAGGTGGACGCCTCGATGGGCTGGACTTCGGTCCTGCTCGACCTGCATCCCTCGGGAGGCTCCTTCAGGCTCTCGGGAGGCGCCGCATTCAGCTCGGGCGACATGGGCGTGGCCATCGACACGAGCTCTCCCGTCGAGCTCGGGGGAAGGGTCTGGTCACCCGGGGAGGTTGGAGTGGTCAGAGGCACGGTTTCGATGGACCCCGTGGCTCCCTATCTCGGTATCGGCTTCGACGGGGCGGGATGGCCCGGCGGAGGGCTAGGCCTGTCCACCGACTTCGGTATCGTGGTGCAGTCGTACTCCGTGGAGCTCCGGCACGAGGGAGGGTCGCTGCCCACGGGCATGGAGCAGGAGCTGGCGGATGCCCTCGAGGGCGAGGAGGACTCCGTAGAGAACGACCTCAACGGCGTCGGCGTGTATCCCGTCATCCGGGTGTCCCTGGCGCTGAGGATCTAGCCGGTCAGCTCCCGGAGGCCCCGCCCGTCAGAGCCGCGTGAGCCTCCGCGAGGAGCTTCGTCACGGGCAGGTGCTGCGGGCACCGCGACTCGCACGAGCCGCACGACGTGCACCTGTCCGCGCGGTTCGCGGCCGGCAGCCACATGCCGTAGCTCATGGACGGGCCGGGCGACTCGGGGAACATCGAACGCTCGTCCATCAGGTCCAGAACCCTCGGGATGAACACCCCCGAAGGGCATGGCAGGCAATAGCCGCAGCGCGTGCAGCCCGTCTTCCTCAAGCCCAGGTAGGCCGACTGCATGCGGGTGCAGAGATCGCGCCCGGCCGGTGCGAGGGACCCCGGCGGCGTGGCCGAGGCCGCCGCGACATTCTCCGCGAGCTGGTCGCGGGTGCCCATGCCGCTGAGGACGACCGACACCTCCGGCTGATCCCATATCCATCGGAGGCAGTGCTGGGCGGGCGTGAACTCCGGCTGCCCGGCCCAGCCCTTCTTCACGGCGTCGGGCATGCCCCTCACGAGATCACCGCCGCGAAGCGGCTCCATGACAGCCACGCCCATCCCCTTCGAGGCCGCGTAACGGAGCCCCGCCGTGCCGGCCTGGCTGTTCGCGTCGACGAGGTTGTACTGCATGAGGCAGAAGCCCCAGTCGAAGGAATCGACGATCGCCGGGAAGACGTGGGGGGCATCGTGGAAGGAGAAGCCGGCATGCCCGATCCTGCCGCGCCCGATCTCGGCCTCCAGGAACTCCAGGGCACCCAGTTCCCTGCACTTCGCGAACGACTCCGCGTCCAGGCCGTGTAGCAGGTAGAAGTCGATCCTGCCGGTGCCCAGCCTCCTGAGCTGGATGGAGAGATATCTCTTGAAATCCGACGGCTTCCTCATCTTCCACACCGGGCTCTTGGTGGCCACGAACACGGAGTCGCGCGGGATCTCCGACAGGAACCTGCCGACGATCCGCTCGCTCGTCCCGGCGTGGTAGTTGTAGGCGGTGTCGAAGTAGTTCACACCCGCCTGCCTGGCCTCGTGGAGCAGGGAGACGGCCCCGGCCACATCCACGTTCGCGCCCCAGGTCGGCGCCCTCTTCCTGGACAGGAACCTCATGCATCCGAATCCGAGTGCGGAAACCTGCGCTCCGGTGCGTCCGAATCTCCTGTAGAGCATCGCGATCCTCCCGTGAACCGCCGTCAGCGCCATGAAGTGATGCCGGTAAGATAGGGCATCGATCCCGCCCCGGCCCTTCCGGGCTTCCGCCGGGGAGGCCTCCTCGTTAGTATTCCCGTGGAATTCCCGACAACCGGAGGTCGAGATGGGCAAGGAAGGCATGTCCAGGGGCAAGGGGTCCTCGATCGGCGGTAAGATGGGCGGCGGGGGATTCTTCAAGAAGAACTCCGCCGGGCATACCAAGCCTGCCTACAAGCCGCCCAGGCCTGCCGGCGGCTCAGTCCAGAAGGAGATCGGCAGGGACGGCGGCACGAAGTCCATGGCGGACAGGGACAGGTCCTACCAGGAGCAGCAGCAGGACTACTCCACCCCCGTCGACAGCGGCGACACGACCCGCAGGAGGGGGTGCTTCCTGACGGGCTGCGCCCTGCCCGCTGTCCTCGCGGTCTCCCTGGCGGTGCTGGCGGTATCGCTGGCCTGGTAGGTCACACCGCACCCGGGAGCAGAACACGGCGGGCGGGATGTCTACGACGTCCCGCCCGCCTTCGTTCCGCGTACGAAATGCGGCATGTCTGCGGGAATGGGAAGCGACAGCTCCACGAATCCGGCGAACTCGCCACCGCTGAACCACGGGCTCTGGTATACGAGCTTGCGAACGCCGTTCTTCTCGATCGTATAGGCGTTGAGGCGCTTCGTCTCGAACAGCCGATCGACCTTCACCCTCGCTGCAGGGGGATGGACTTCCCTGACGTCGCGCCCCACGAGCGCCGAGCCGCCTTCGGATGCGAAGGTCTCGGCGGCCCTTCCGTTCATGTAGAGGATCGTCCCTCCAGCATCGGTGACCACCACGGAACCCGGGAACTCACCAGTCCAGTCGGCTCTCTCCATCGCGTCACTCCTCCCCCGGGGCCCCGGTCCGGGCCCTGCCGAGCAAGAACCTGAATGCTTCCGGGAGGGGCGCTTCGAAGACGGCCCCCCCTCCCGACGACTGCACTTCTATCCTGGATGCGTGCAGCATCAGCCTGGGCCAGGCAACACACGAATCCTTCGAATAGACCGTGTCACCGGCCACGGGGTGACCGACCGCGGCCAGATGGGCCCGGATCTGGTGCAGCCTGCCGGTATGCGGACGAGCCTCGGCCAGCGTGAATCCGGTGCCGTGCTCCAGGACCTTCACGACGGTCGTGCAAGGCTTCCCACGGGCTTCGTCCACCCAGACCCTGCCCGACCCGAAGCGCCTGAGGGGCAGCGAGATCGTGCGGTCCTCGAGATGGCCGAGGACGACGGCATGGTACGTCTTGGCGGCTCCCCCGGACTGGAACGCCATGCAGAGCGCCCGATGGACCGGAGCGGTCCTCGCGAAGAGGATCACGCCGCTCGTGGGCCTGTCGAGCCTGTGGACGACGTAGAGCCTGGCGCCGAGGATCTCCTGGAGCATCGAATGGAGGTCGCCGGGAGAGCCCCGGCGGTCGGGGACCGATGCCATGCCCTCCGGCTTGGAGACGGCGACGATGCCGTCCCTGTCGGCGATGATGACGATCCCTCCGGAAGAGGACCGGGCGCTGGCGTCGCCAGGCTCCGTGTTCCCGGGATATGGACAAGGTCCGCTCTCCATCACAGGATTATCTGAACGCGGTCAGGCACGGTCTAGGGTCACGCCACTCCGGAGGAGAAATGGGAACACCCGTATCAGGATTACGCGAGGGGTACATCATCCTTCTACTGGCGGCGGCCCTGCCGTGCGCTGCCCTGCCGGTCGCATTCGACCTCAGGGACGTGGATGGAGAGTGCTTCGTCACCTCGATCAAGAGCCAGGAGGGCGGCACCTGCTGGACGCACGGCACGATGGCGGCCATCGAGGGCAACCTGCTGATGACCGGCGTCTGGGAATCGGCCGGCGAGGAGGGAGAGCCCGACCTGGCGGAATACCACCTCGACTGGTGGAACGGCTTCAACGACAACTGGAACGGAGATGTCGACCCGGTCTCCGGCAGCGGCCTGACCGTGCACTTCGGGGGCGACTACATGGTCGCTTCGGCCTATCTCACGAGGGGCGACGGGGCGGTCAGGGACACGGACGGGCAGTCTTACGATCCCGCGCCCCTCCAGTACTCCCCCGGC from Candidatus Fermentibacter sp. includes the following:
- a CDS encoding PTS sugar transporter subunit IIA produces the protein MNLFDVMSPERIRILGSGTKSGALKELTDLLAATGVVADPGELERLILERESLMSTGIGLGIAVPHARISGLSTSCIAFGIRPEGIPDYESIDGSPVRIVAMIITGTQRQREYIELLSSLARLFKDESARERVLSARTSKELWETLMHERSGLLA
- a CDS encoding aldo/keto reductase, whose protein sequence is MLYRRFGRTGAQVSALGFGCMRFLSRKRAPTWGANVDVAGAVSLLHEARQAGVNYFDTAYNYHAGTSERIVGRFLSEIPRDSVFVATKSPVWKMRKPSDFKRYLSIQLRRLGTGRIDFYLLHGLDAESFAKCRELGALEFLEAEIGRGRIGHAGFSFHDAPHVFPAIVDSFDWGFCLMQYNLVDANSQAGTAGLRYAASKGMGVAVMEPLRGGDLVRGMPDAVKKGWAGQPEFTPAQHCLRWIWDQPEVSVVLSGMGTRDQLAENVAAASATPPGSLAPAGRDLCTRMQSAYLGLRKTGCTRCGYCLPCPSGVFIPRVLDLMDERSMFPESPGPSMSYGMWLPAANRADRCTSCGSCESRCPQHLPVTKLLAEAHAALTGGASGS
- a CDS encoding RluA family pseudouridine synthase, encoding MESGPCPYPGNTEPGDASARSSSGGIVIIADRDGIVAVSKPEGMASVPDRRGSPGDLHSMLQEILGARLYVVHRLDRPTSGVILFARTAPVHRALCMAFQSGGAAKTYHAVVLGHLEDRTISLPLRRFGSGRVWVDEARGKPCTTVVKVLEHGTGFTLAEARPHTGRLHQIRAHLAAVGHPVAGDTVYSKDSCVAWPRLMLHASRIEVQSSGGGAVFEAPLPEAFRFLLGRARTGAPGEE